A region of Necator americanus strain Aroian chromosome I, whole genome shotgun sequence DNA encodes the following proteins:
- a CDS encoding hypothetical protein (NECATOR_CHRI.G1393.T1) has translation MGYSRCEKSKQSKDEEFSGSDETRLEAGGDSGGEPQICCCNAREKRHVLYSSLLKCISKEQACRLLPEQVWRRIESGSRTICDSIRSSVSSTLRVKYDRLLGMESGNHPNNGSSPRRLHRAIDTTAPNAVNNQGARVTVLDNIHLSDNAVDFLSLEPSFSISHQIDGPTFRKVTVGLHKLRDQLRIRARNESNHQHAAPISKRALPPTPFPRNFHKEPEPARETDTKFRILLSGVLSAYNHHRRLILNNLTREQWQGFKEIREMTTRGDIRLSVSDKGGEFVAMSQALDREITNLHLQDETIYRRVTEKEFLVQCKRLNHVWMTMGKSAGLDERFVSRLKLDKPTCPVFYSLIKTHKLKPDEVNSTSAATFKIRPIISCVGGPTDRISWFLNKIVSQILPKIPSHLSNTHHFLERLRNARVEGNCVIESFDVTSLYTNVKNSEALQALSEIDLYGNILETYGLSKSRIITLIKECLNCNIFRWSGNYFAQLRGLAMGQRLAPVLAICFMSRIEEPVLSRRPIMYCRYIDDCCIITSTQSEMDECFRILNQQSQYIRLTRETPEEGWLPYLNTQISTSNGIIRVKWYRKESCKNIILHAKSAHPTAVKRAVIRNMFKTASEVCTGNQERHESRRLALKIACANGHTCCLCVLSIVMLILALVHLHMIGFFTFKKFDLNIVFGLVYVVVAIIGILGCCFRKSILVLVLAIFLPIHSRGEWALCFSPLQLLRVSISFFVRLKLVACRSHKVETCMQTAA, from the exons ATGGGCTACTCTCGTTGTGAAAA GAGTAAACAGAGCAAGGATGAGGAGTTTTCCGGCAGCGACGAGACGAGATTAGAAGCTGGTGGAGATAGTGGG GGAGAGCCCCAGATCTGCTGTTGCAATGCAAGG gaaaaacggCATGTATTGTACTCGTCATTGTTAaaatgtatttcgaaagaacaGGCCTGTCGTCTTCTACCTGAACAAGTATGGAGGAGGATTGAAAGCGGATCCAGAACGATCTGCGATTCTATTCGGTCTAGCGTCAGCTCGACCCTGCGCGTAAAGTACGATAGACTTTTGGGTATGGAGAGTGGAAACCATCCCAACAATGGAAGTAGTCCACGTAGACTCCACCGAGCAATTGACACAACAGCTCCAAATGCTGTTAATAATCAAGGGGCAAGAGTAACGGTACTCGACAATATTCATTTGTCCGATAATGCTGTTGACTTTCTGAGCCTTGAaccatcattttcaatttcacatcAAATCGATGGGCCAACATTCCGTAAAGTCACAGTAGGCCTCCACAAGCTTCGGGACCAGCTTCGAATCAGAGCTAGGAATGAAAGTAACCATCAGCACGCTGCACCTATAAGCAAAAGAGCGTTACCCCCAACACCATTTCCGCGCAACTTTCATAAAGAACCCGAACCAGCTCGCGAAACAGacacaaaatttagaattctatTATCTGGGGTGTTGTCCGCTTATAACCATCATAGACGACTCATCCTTAACAATCTCACGCGCGAGCAATGGCAGGGTTTCAAGGAAATCCGCGAAATGACTACAAGAGGGGACATACGACTTTCAGTAAGCGATAAGGGTGGGGAATTCGTAGCCATGTCACAGGCTCTTGATcgggaaataacaaatcttcacttgcaagatgaaacgatctatcgccgcgtaacagagaaagaattccttgTGCAGTGCAAGCGGTTGAATCATGTATGGATGACTATGGGAAAATCTGCTGGCCTTGACGAACGATTTGTTAGCCGCCTAAAGCTTGACAAACCGACCTGCCCTGTGTTCTACAGCCTCATCAAAACGCATAAGCTGAAACCCGATGAGGTCaactcaacatcagcggccacattcaaaatccgaccaataataagttgtgtgggaggaccaacggatcgcatttcgtggttccttaataaaatcgtgagtcaaattttgcctaaaataccatctcatttgtcgaacacgcaccatttccttgagcgattacgcaatgcgagagttgagggcaactgcgtaatagagtcctttgatgtaacctcactctacacgaatgtaaaaaacagtgaggcgctGCAAGCTCTCTCTGAGATAGATTTATATGGTAACATTTTGGAGACATATGGACTAAGTAAATCTCGCATAATAACgcttatcaaggaatgcctgaattgtaatatcttcaggtggtcaggaaattatttcgcgcaactgagagggctagcaatgggtcaacgattagcaccagtactggcgatctgcttcatgagcagaatcgaagaaccagtgctttcgcgtagaccaataatgtattgcagatatattgacgactgttgcatcataacatcaacacagtccgaaatggacgagtgtttccgaatactcaaccaacaatcgcaatatataagactcacacgagaaaccccagaagaaggatggcttccgtacctcaacacacaaataagtacttcaaacggcattattagagtaaagtggtatcgcaaagaaagttgcaagaacatcatattgcacgccaaatctgcacatccgactgcagtaaaacgcgcagtgattcgtaatatgttcaaaaccgctagtgaagtatgcactggcaaccaagaacgacacgaatcacgaagactagccttgaaaatcgcatgtgccaatggccataca tgttGCCTATGTGTACTGAGCATTGTCATGCTTATCTTAGCTCTCGTACACCTACACATGATCGGTTTcttcacatttaaaaaatttgacctCAACATCGTCTTTGGACTTGTATAC GTAGTTGTGGCAATCATCGGAATTCTTGGATGTTGCTTCCGCAAATCTATCCTAGTGCTAGTTCTTGCAATCTTCCTa